Proteins from a genomic interval of Lolium perenne isolate Kyuss_39 chromosome 1, Kyuss_2.0, whole genome shotgun sequence:
- the LOC127315591 gene encoding uncharacterized protein isoform X1: MSESEGAGMRRRLPGTSSTAPASPLEVDDLLREILLRLPPQPSSLPRASAVCTRWRGLVTDPNFLRIFRVHHPKPPLLGFIELGHMGIKFTPILDPPDRIPPERFHLGPCSRGTEVLHCRHGLILVIDMAWKEVVVCDPIAGEQRHVAIPPVLRRYDLNGVVLCSASEQGHLHGSSHSSPFKFKVVLVGMYKQDLMACVYSSEAGVWGNLITRTAPSDLFADRVPGIVIGNALYWLSFSDRIVEFDLDEHNLAVIEGPPITCDFHDGSSQIIQSEDGVVGLAILSYTRLQMWHRNVNCHGVATWVLWKTIERQNILGLPRTMVNGLIMGYSQDTDELFIYAEGNAYMVHLKWMQSKILPGINQHIYKYHPFTSFYTPDVVLLFYCKIFCIMKYELQKGVIWRSLICQLIYVTILKKKPIYAQPFVDVMKLTCCTIHRMTV, from the exons ATGAGTGAAAGCGAGGGCGCCGGAATGAGACGCCGCCTCCCCGGCACCTCATCGACGGCGCCTGCCTCCCCGCTTGAAGTCGACGACCTCCTTCGTGAGATCCTTCTCCGCCTCCCGCCTCAGCCATCCTCGCTTCCCCGCGCCTCCGCAGTCTGCACGCGCTGGCGAGGGCTCGTCACCGACCCCAATTTCCTCCGCATCTTCCGCGTCCACCACCCGAAGCCGCCCCTCCTCGGCTTCATCGAGCTTGGCCACATGGGGATCAAGTTCACCCCCATTCTGGACCCTCCCGACCGCATTCCTCCGGAGCGCTTCCACCTTGGACCCTGCAGCCGCGGTACCGAAGTACTCCATTGCCGCCATGGTCTCATCCTCGTCATAGACATGGCGTGGAAGGAGGTCGTTGTGTGCGACCCCATCGCCGGCGAGCAGCGCCACGTAGCCATTCCGCCGGTGCTGAGGCGGTACGACCTCAACGGGGTGGTGCTCTGCTCTGCCAGCGAACAGGGCCACCTGCACGGCAGCTCCCACTCGAGCCCCTTCAAGTTCAAGGTGGTGCTGGTGGGGATGTACAAACAGGATCTCATGGCCTGTGTCTACTCCTCCGAGGCTGGCGTATGGGGCAATCTCATCACCAGAACCGCTCCATCTGACCTTTTTGCTGACCGTGTTCCCGGGATCGTTATTGGTAATGCTCTTTACTGGTTGTCCTTCAGTGATCGTATAGTGGAGTTTGATTTGGATGAGCACAACCTAGCCGTCATCGAGGGGCCTCCTATTACATGTGATTTCCACGATGGCAGCAGTCAGATCATCCAGTCCGAGGATGGTGTTGTTGGCTTAGCCATATTGTCCTACACACGCTTACAAATGTGGCATAGAAATGTTAATTGCCATGGTGTTGCCACGTGGGTGCTGTGGAAGACCATTGAAAGGCAAAACATTCTTGGGCTCCCTCGGACCATGGTAAACGGCCTTATCATGGGATATTCTCAGGATACTGATGAATTATTTATATATGCGGAAGGCAATGCATATATGGTTCACCTTAAGTGGATGCAATCAAAGATACTTCCTGGAATCAATCAGCATATCTATAAGTACCATCCTTTCACAAGTTTCTATACACCAG ATGTTGTTCTGTTATTCTATTGCAAAATCTTCTGCATTATGAAATATGAATTACAAAAGGGAGTTATTTGGCGCAGTCTTATTTGTCAACTCATCTATGTAACGATTCTAAAAAAAAAACCAATCTAT GCACAACCATTTGTGGATGTGATGAAGTTGACATGCTGCACAATCCATAGGATGACTGTCTAG
- the LOC127315591 gene encoding uncharacterized protein isoform X2 translates to MSESEGAGMRRRLPGTSSTAPASPLEVDDLLREILLRLPPQPSSLPRASAVCTRWRGLVTDPNFLRIFRVHHPKPPLLGFIELGHMGIKFTPILDPPDRIPPERFHLGPCSRGTEVLHCRHGLILVIDMAWKEVVVCDPIAGEQRHVAIPPVLRRYDLNGVVLCSASEQGHLHGSSHSSPFKFKVVLVGMYKQDLMACVYSSEAGVWGNLITRTAPSDLFADRVPGIVIGNALYWLSFSDRIVEFDLDEHNLAVIEGPPITCDFHDGSSQIIQSEDGVVGLAILSYTRLQMWHRNVNCHGVATWVLWKTIERQNILGLPRTMVNGLIMGYSQDTDELFIYAEGNAYMVHLKWMQSKILPGINQHIYKYHPFTSFYTPGTTICGCDEVDMLHNP, encoded by the exons ATGAGTGAAAGCGAGGGCGCCGGAATGAGACGCCGCCTCCCCGGCACCTCATCGACGGCGCCTGCCTCCCCGCTTGAAGTCGACGACCTCCTTCGTGAGATCCTTCTCCGCCTCCCGCCTCAGCCATCCTCGCTTCCCCGCGCCTCCGCAGTCTGCACGCGCTGGCGAGGGCTCGTCACCGACCCCAATTTCCTCCGCATCTTCCGCGTCCACCACCCGAAGCCGCCCCTCCTCGGCTTCATCGAGCTTGGCCACATGGGGATCAAGTTCACCCCCATTCTGGACCCTCCCGACCGCATTCCTCCGGAGCGCTTCCACCTTGGACCCTGCAGCCGCGGTACCGAAGTACTCCATTGCCGCCATGGTCTCATCCTCGTCATAGACATGGCGTGGAAGGAGGTCGTTGTGTGCGACCCCATCGCCGGCGAGCAGCGCCACGTAGCCATTCCGCCGGTGCTGAGGCGGTACGACCTCAACGGGGTGGTGCTCTGCTCTGCCAGCGAACAGGGCCACCTGCACGGCAGCTCCCACTCGAGCCCCTTCAAGTTCAAGGTGGTGCTGGTGGGGATGTACAAACAGGATCTCATGGCCTGTGTCTACTCCTCCGAGGCTGGCGTATGGGGCAATCTCATCACCAGAACCGCTCCATCTGACCTTTTTGCTGACCGTGTTCCCGGGATCGTTATTGGTAATGCTCTTTACTGGTTGTCCTTCAGTGATCGTATAGTGGAGTTTGATTTGGATGAGCACAACCTAGCCGTCATCGAGGGGCCTCCTATTACATGTGATTTCCACGATGGCAGCAGTCAGATCATCCAGTCCGAGGATGGTGTTGTTGGCTTAGCCATATTGTCCTACACACGCTTACAAATGTGGCATAGAAATGTTAATTGCCATGGTGTTGCCACGTGGGTGCTGTGGAAGACCATTGAAAGGCAAAACATTCTTGGGCTCCCTCGGACCATGGTAAACGGCCTTATCATGGGATATTCTCAGGATACTGATGAATTATTTATATATGCGGAAGGCAATGCATATATGGTTCACCTTAAGTGGATGCAATCAAAGATACTTCCTGGAATCAATCAGCATATCTATAAGTACCATCCTTTCACAAGTTTCTATACACCAG GCACAACCATTTGTGGATGTGATGAAGTTGACATGCTGCACAATCCATAG
- the LOC139833439 gene encoding uncharacterized protein: protein MNRGRFMKIVYGVREYDDYFMAKQDCTDLWGFTSIQKCTAAIRCLAYGAPPDIANHCLRMTESICSHTLYRLCRAVIAVFAKDYLRAPKADDTARILGIYKGHTDECSVILEAVADHDLWIWYYLADDIYPMYATFVKTIPSPASEIDAYFATCQEAARKDVEHDFGVLQHVSPLSDTQLSLGPSLRCGR from the exons ATGAACAGGGGTCGGTTCATGAAGATTGTCTACGGCGTCAGGGAGTACGACGACTACTTCATGGCCAAGCAAGATTGCACAGATTTGTGGGGCTTCACCTCAATTCAGAAGTGCACTGCTGCAATACGTTGTCTTGCATATGGAGCTCCTCCAGATATAGCCAATCACTGCCTACGGATGACAGAGTCGATATGTTCACATACTCTCTACAGGCTTTGCCGAGCCGTCATAGCGGTGTTTGCTAAAGACTACTTGAGAGCACCAAAGGCAGATGATACAGCTCGGATCCTG GGGATCTACAAGGGACATACTGATGAGTGCAGTGTCATTCTTGAGGCGGTGGCAGACCATGACCTCTGGATTTG GTACTATCTAGCTGATGATATCTACCCGAtgtatgctacatttgtgaagacaattccGTCTCCAGCTTCGGAGATAGACGCTTATTTTGCAACATGCCAAGAAGCAGCTCGCAAGGATGTTGAGCATGATTTTGGGGTGCTTCAGCACGTTTCGCCATTGTCAGATACCCAACTCTCACTTGGTCCGagtctcagatgtgggaggtga
- the LOC127315606 gene encoding uncharacterized protein gives MSESEGAGTRRRLAGASPATPASPLEVDDLLRQILLRLPPRPSSLPRASAVCTRWRGLVADPKFLRLFRAHHREPPLLGIIEHGYQGVQFTPILDPPDRIPPERFHLGPCSRGTDVLDCRHGLVLVNNRASARKEVLVCDPIAGEQRHVAIPPELDRYILNGAVLCSASEQGHVHGSCHSSPFKVVLVGKGRNDLMACVYSSHAGVWGNLITTAGRFHLFAHHVPATLIGNALYWLPFTDSIVEFDLDGHNLAVIGGPPVTCDLQDGSSHIIQSEDGVVGLAIFSYTCLQMWHRNVDRHGVATWVLWKTIETQNILGRPRTKADGAIMGYSQDTDDLFIYLEPDAYMLHLKSMQSKILPGSYEPIFRYHPFTSFYCTPGTTIRGCDEADMLQKSIGRLSSLKG, from the exons ATGAGTGAGAGCGAGGGCGCCGGAACGAGACGCCGCCTCGCCGGCGCATCGCCGGCGACGCCTGCCTCCCCGCTCGAAGTCGACGATCTCCTCCGTcagatcctcctccgcctcccgccTCGCCCATCCTCGCTTCCCCGCGCCTCCGCGGTCTGCACGCGCTGGCGAGGGCTCGTCGCCGACCCCAAGTTCCTCCGCCTCTTCCGCGCCCACCACCGGGAGCCGCCCCTCCTCGGCATAATCGAGCATGGCTACCAGGGGGTCCAGTTCACCCCCATCCTGGACCCTCCCGACCGCATTCCTCCGGAGCGCTTCCACCTTGGACCCTGCAGCCGCGGCACCGACGTGCTCGACTGCCGCCATGGCCTCGTCCTCGTCAATAACCGGGCGTCGGCGCGGAAGGAGGTCCTTGTGTGCGACCCCATCGCCGGCGAGCAGCGCCACGTGGCCATTCCGCCGGAGCTTGATCGGTACATCCTCAACGGGGCAGTGCTCTGCTCCGCCAGCGAGCAGGGTCACGTGCACGGCAGCTGCCACTCGAGCCCCTTCAAGGTGGTGCTGGTGGGAAAGGGAAGGAATGATCTCATGGCCTGTGTTTACTCCTCCCACGCTGGCGTATGGGGCAATCTCATCACGACAGCCGGCCGTTTCCATCTTTTCGCCCACCATGTTCCTGCGACCCTTATTGGTAACGCTCTTTACTGGTTGCCCTTTACCGACAGTATAGTGGAGTTTGATTTGGATGGGCACAACCTAGCCGTGATCGGGGGGCCTCCTGTTACATGTGATTTACAAGATGGAAGCAGCCACATTATCCAGTCTGAGGATGGTGTCGTTGGCTTAGCCATATTTTCTTACACATGCTTACAAATGTGGCATAGAAATGTTGATCGCCATGGCGTTGCCACGTGGGTTCTGTGGAAGACCATTGAAACTCAAAACATTCTTGGGCGACCTCGGACCAAGGCAGATGGCGCTATAATGGGATATTCTCAGGATACTGATGATTTATTTATATACCTGGAACCCGATGCATATATGCTTCACCTTAAGTCGATGCAATCGAAGATACTTCCTGGAAGCTATGAGCCTATCTTTAGGTACCATCCCTTCACGAGTTTCTACTGTACACCAG GCACAACCATTCGTGGATGTGATGAAGCTGACATGCTGCAAAAATCCATAGGACGACTGTCTAGTTTGAAGGGCTAA